The following proteins are co-located in the Desulfoscipio sp. XC116 genome:
- a CDS encoding heavy-metal-associated domain-containing protein yields the protein MGDKAGTARETIWVGGLHDVDGSREIEHNLIQVDGVQEVQVALDEGSVTVNYDPAVISGEYLRRTLNSLGYSPYVRY from the coding sequence TTGGGCGATAAGGCCGGAACCGCCCGCGAAACCATTTGGGTGGGTGGATTGCACGATGTGGATGGCAGCCGGGAAATCGAACATAATTTAATCCAGGTGGATGGGGTGCAAGAGGTGCAAGTGGCGCTGGATGAAGGGAGCGTCACCGTGAATTATGACCCGGCGGTTATCAGTGGGGAATATCTGCGCCGCACTTTAAATTCATTGGGTTATTCTCCATATGTACGCTATTAA
- a CDS encoding DMT family transporter, giving the protein MNAKLLALLIAAGSGVAMALQGSLNAALGKIIGLLETTFIVHLVGLAAVFLLLFVFKLGDGDWHRYAEAPWYVYLGGILGVIIIYLVVRSIPVLGVAAATTAIIVGQVLTACLVDHLGMFGLNKVPFTWYRVAGTALMASGAFLLLKK; this is encoded by the coding sequence ATGAACGCCAAGCTGTTGGCTTTGCTGATTGCCGCCGGATCCGGGGTGGCTATGGCGCTGCAGGGTTCGCTTAACGCTGCTTTGGGTAAGATAATCGGTCTTCTGGAAACTACCTTTATAGTGCATTTGGTGGGTTTGGCGGCAGTTTTTTTATTGCTGTTTGTGTTCAAGCTGGGTGACGGCGACTGGCATCGTTATGCTGAGGCGCCCTGGTATGTCTACCTGGGCGGTATACTGGGCGTGATTATTATATATTTAGTGGTTCGTTCCATTCCCGTTTTGGGGGTGGCGGCGGCTACCACCGCCATAATTGTGGGCCAGGTGCTGACCGCTTGCCTGGTAGATCACCTGGGGATGTTTGGATTAAATAAGGTGCCCTTTACCTGGTACCGGGTGGCCGGTACGGCTTTGATGGCTTCGGGCGCTTTTTTATTATTAAAAAAGTGA
- a CDS encoding YbaB/EbfC family nucleoid-associated protein, giving the protein MNNMGNFMPLVQELQEQLKNMTVKVNAGEGAVQLVMNGNQEVVQLHFKPALLQDPAQLAQLTAEAFNEAMRESKKMVREQLSKLTGGLAIPTVPGLI; this is encoded by the coding sequence ATGAATAATATGGGCAATTTCATGCCGCTTGTACAGGAGTTGCAGGAACAGCTGAAAAATATGACGGTGAAAGTTAATGCGGGTGAGGGGGCGGTGCAGCTGGTAATGAACGGCAATCAAGAGGTGGTGCAGCTTCACTTTAAGCCCGCCTTGCTGCAGGACCCTGCTCAGTTGGCTCAGTTGACCGCGGAGGCTTTTAATGAAGCTATGCGGGAATCCAAAAAAATGGTGCGTGAGCAATTGTCCAAGTTGACGGGCGGACTGGCCATACCAACTGTGCCGGGTTTAATTTAG